In the genome of Candoia aspera isolate rCanAsp1 chromosome 1, rCanAsp1.hap2, whole genome shotgun sequence, one region contains:
- the MED16 gene encoding mediator of RNA polymerase II transcription subunit 16: MDLAYICEWEKRPKSNHCPSIPLVCAWSCRNLIAFTTDLKNEEEKDLTHMIHILDTEHPWDVHSINSGHIEIITCLEWDQSGSRLLSADADGHIKCWSMMDHLANSWDSTVGSDVEGDPVVALSWLHNGVKLALHVEKSGASNFGEKFSRVKFSPSLTLFGGKPMEGWIAVTISGLVTVSLLKPNGQVLTSTESLCRLRCRVALADIAFTGGGNIVVATSDGSCASPVQFYKVCVSVVNEKCKIDTEILPSLFMRCTTDPARKDKYPAITHLKFLARDMSEQMLLCASNQNNSIVECWSLRKEGLPVNNIFQQISPTVGDKPPMILKWRILSATNDLDRVSAVALPKLPISLTSTDLKVANDTKFFPGLGLALAFHDGSVHIIHRLSLQTMAVFYGSTSQRPVDEQTIKRQRASGPLVYFKAMQMSWTSLALVGVDSHGKLSMLRISPSMGHVLDMNISLRHLLFLLEYCMVTGYDWWDILLHVQPGMVQNLVEKLHEEYMRQNAALQQVLSTRIIAMKASLCKLSSGTVARVCDYHAKLFLIAISCTLKSLLRPPVLNTPDKTPGDRLTEICAKITDVDIDKVMINLKTEEFVLEMTTLQSLQQLIQWVGDFVLYLLASLPNQGSGPASGPVRPGHSFLRDGASLGMLRELMVMIRIWGLLKPSCLPIYTATSDTQDSMSLLFRLLTKLWLCCRDEGHPSEPDDTLIDECCLLPSQLLIPNMDWLPVNDAIISKLQNKQPIRLQFGKSPGIVGHSISLQCDAFTRTTGHPKIDHLRRLHLGAYPTEECKSCTRCGCVTMLRSPNKTTAVKQWEQRWIKNCLCGGLWRRMPLSYS; this comes from the exons ATGGATCTGGCCTACATCTGCGAGTGGGAGAAACGTCCAAAGAGTAACCACTGCCCATCCATTCCCCTGGTCTGTGCCTGGTCTTGCCGCAACTTGATTGCTTTCACCACAGACCTGAAAAATGAGGAGGAAAAAG ACCTCACCCATATGATCCACATCCTTGACACGGAACACCCATGGGACGTCCACTCCATCAATTCTGGACACATTGAAATAATCACCTGCTTGGAGTGGGATCAGTCAG GATCCAGACTTCTGTCTGCTGACGCTGATGGGCACATCAAATGTTGGAGCATGATGGACCACCTGGCCAACAGCTGGGACAGTACAGTGGGTAGTGATGTGGAGGGGGACCCAGTAGTGGCACTTTCTTGGCTGCACAATGGGGTGAAACTGGCTTTGCATGTGGAGAAG TCTGGAGCTTCCAATTTCGGTGAGAAATTCTCCCGGGTCAAGTTCTCCCCATCACTGACCCTCTTTGGTGGGAAACCTATGGAGGGCTGGATTGCTGTAACCATCAGCGGGCTGGTCACCGTCTCACTGCTGAAGCCCAACGGGCAAGTGCTGACCTCCACGGAGAGCCTCTGCCGCCTGCGGTGCCGGGTGGCCTTGGCTGATATTGCTTTCACCGGTGGAGGCAACATTGTGGTGGCCACGTCAGATGGCAGCTGTGCCTCTCCAGTCCAGTTCTACAAAGTCTGTGTCAGTGTGGTGAACGAGAAGTGTAAGATCGACACAGAGATCCTCCCTTCCTTGTTCATGCGCTGTACCACCGACCCAGCTCGGAAAGACAAATACCCTGCAATCACCCACTTGAAATTTCTGGCTCGGGACATGTCTGAGCAG atGCTGCTGTGTGCCTCCAATCAGAACAACAGCATTGTGGAGTGCTGGTCACTCCGGAAAGAAGGGTTGCCGGTTAACAACATTTTCCAGCAGATTTCCCCCACGG TCGGGGACAAGCCGCCGATGATCTTGAAATGGCGCATCCTTTCAGCCACCAATGACCTGGACCGAGTTTCGGCTGTGGCGTTGCCCAAACTGCCAATTTCTTTGACCAGCACAGATTTGAAGGTAGCCAACGACACCAAGTTCTTCCCTGGCTTAG GCCTGGCGCTGGCTTTCCACGATGGCAGTGTGCACATAATCCACCGCCTCTCATTGCAAACCATGGCAGTGTTTTACGGCTCAACTTCGCAGCGCCCGGTGGACGAGCAGACCATCAAAAGGCAGAGGGCTTCTGGCCCTCTGGTCTACTTCAAGGCTATGCAGATGTCTTGGACATCACTGGCCTTAGTTGGGGTCGATAGCCATGGAAAG CTCAGCATGCTCCGGATCTCTCCCTCCATGGGTCATGTTCTGGATATGAATATTTCTCTCCGCCACCTGCTTTTCCTGTTGGAGTACTGCATGGTGACAGGGTATGACTGGTGGGACATCCTGCTTCATGTCCAGCCCGGCATGGTGCAGAATCTGGTGGAAAAGCTGCACGAGGAATACATGCGCCAGAATGCCGCCCTGCAGCAG GTTCTGTCCACCCGCATCATTGCCATGAAAGCCTCGCTTTGCAAGCTCTCCTCTGGCACGGTGGCACGGGTGTGCGACTACCACGCCAAGCTCTTCCTGATCGCCATCAGCTGCACTCTGAAGTCCCTGCTCCGGCCCCCGGTGCTCAACACGCCTGACAAGACTCCTGGGGACAGGCTTACTGAGATCTGCGCCAAGATCACGGATGTAG ATATCGACAAAGTGATGATTAATTTGAAGACAGAAGAATTTGTCCTGGAGATGACCACCTTGCAGTCTCTTCAGCAACTGATCCAGTGGGTTGGGGACTTTGTGCTTTACCTGCTCGCCAGTCTCCCAAACCAG GGTTCTGGACCAGCTTCTGGACCTGTTCGTCCAGGTCACAGTTTCCTACGGGATGGGGCCTCCCTTGGCATGCTCCGTGAGCTGATGGTCATGATCCGGATCTGGGGCCTCTTGAAGCCAAGCTGTCTTCCCATTTATACGGCCACATCTGATACGCAGGACAGCATGTCCCTCCTCTTCCGGCTTCTTACCAAATTGTGGTTGTGCT GTCGTGACGAGGGGCATCCCAGTGAGCCAGATGATACCTTGATCGATGAATGCTGTCTCTTGCCCAGCCAGCTTCTCATCCCAAACATGGATTGGCTTCCGGTGAACGATGCCATCATCAGCAAGCTGCAGAACAAGCAGCCTATCCGACTGCAGTTTGGAAAGTCTCCTGGGATCGTTGGACACTCCATTTCACTTCAATGCGATGCATTTACCAG GACGACTGGGCACCCAAAGATCGACCACCTGCGGCGGCTCCACCTTGGAGCTTATCCTACAGAAGAATGCAAGTCCTGTACAAG GTGCGGCTGTGTGACGATGCTCCGTTCCCCCAACAAGACCACGGCTGTGAAGCAGTGGGAGCAGAGGTGGATCAAGAATTGCCTTTGCGGTGGCCTTTGGAGAAGAATGCCACTCAGCTACTCATGA